A region from the Beduinella massiliensis genome encodes:
- the glmU gene encoding bifunctional UDP-N-acetylglucosamine diphosphorylase/glucosamine-1-phosphate N-acetyltransferase GlmU — MDRIALILAADDGAQMQSGIPKALHTLCGRTMIEHVAHAMNSVCGEVAYVLGKSSEAVLNCVGRNVPYVLQDPQEGWGTARAVRAAMQMLSGRDGCVVIAPGDMPLVSEESLERLVRAVEEDDSVAALLYATMENPSGYSRIVRDDLGQVQSVAKNERLTQSLSRIRACNASVYCVRIDMLMWALPLVKRSEADGLYHLSDVVGILSGAGYRVQGVKMRDPMECIDVDDCVQLAQASRAMRERINRRLMKAGVTMIDPDATYIDSDVQIGSGTRVYPGCVLEAGTVVGKNCKLLPNSRIHGAKIGDHVTVESSVILEAEVESDTTVGPYAYLRPGTRVGSGCRVGDFVEIKNSSIGDGTKVSHLTYVGDSDLGRDINLGCGVVFVNYDGKVKRRSTVGDHAFIGCNVNLVAPVNVGREAYVAAGSTVTRDVPEGALCVARERETIKEGWVEARREQGKL, encoded by the coding sequence ATGGACCGTATAGCCTTGATTCTGGCCGCCGACGACGGCGCGCAGATGCAGTCGGGCATTCCCAAGGCGCTGCACACGCTGTGCGGCAGGACGATGATCGAGCACGTGGCGCACGCGATGAACAGCGTGTGCGGCGAGGTGGCTTACGTGCTGGGAAAGAGCAGCGAAGCCGTGCTGAACTGCGTCGGCCGGAACGTGCCCTACGTGCTTCAGGATCCGCAGGAAGGCTGGGGCACCGCGCGCGCGGTGCGCGCGGCGATGCAGATGCTTTCCGGCCGTGACGGCTGCGTCGTCATCGCGCCGGGCGACATGCCGCTGGTGAGCGAGGAGTCGCTGGAACGCCTGGTGCGCGCCGTTGAAGAGGACGACAGCGTCGCCGCGCTGCTGTACGCGACGATGGAAAACCCCAGCGGGTACAGCCGGATTGTACGCGATGATCTGGGTCAGGTGCAGTCCGTCGCGAAGAACGAACGCCTGACGCAGTCGCTTTCGCGCATCCGTGCGTGCAACGCTTCCGTCTACTGCGTGCGCATCGACATGCTGATGTGGGCCCTTCCGCTGGTGAAGCGAAGCGAGGCCGACGGGCTCTATCACCTCTCTGACGTGGTGGGCATCCTGAGCGGCGCGGGATACCGCGTGCAGGGCGTGAAGATGCGCGATCCCATGGAGTGCATCGACGTGGACGACTGCGTGCAGCTGGCGCAGGCGAGCAGGGCGATGCGCGAGCGGATTAACCGCCGGCTGATGAAGGCCGGCGTCACGATGATCGACCCAGACGCGACCTATATCGATTCGGACGTGCAGATCGGCTCAGGCACGCGCGTCTATCCGGGCTGCGTGTTGGAAGCCGGCACCGTCGTCGGGAAAAACTGCAAGCTGCTGCCGAACTCCAGAATTCACGGCGCGAAGATCGGGGATCACGTCACGGTTGAAAGCTCGGTCATCCTCGAGGCGGAGGTGGAAAGCGACACGACCGTCGGTCCGTATGCTTACCTGCGGCCGGGCACGCGCGTGGGAAGCGGCTGCCGCGTGGGAGACTTCGTGGAGATCAAGAACAGCTCCATCGGCGATGGAACGAAGGTATCCCACCTTACCTACGTGGGCGACAGCGACCTTGGCCGGGACATCAACCTGGGCTGTGGCGTCGTGTTCGTCAACTATGACGGCAAGGTGAAGCGCCGCTCGACGGTGGGCGACCACGCCTTCATCGGCTGCAACGTAAACCTCGTCGCGCCGGTCAACGTCGGCAGGGAGGCGTATGTCGCCGCCGGTTCGACCGTGACGCGGGACGTGCCGGAGGGCGCGCTCTGCGTCGCGCGCGAGCGCGAAACCATCAAAGAGGGCTGGGTCGAGGCGCGCAGGGAGCAGGGAAAACTCTGA
- a CDS encoding deoxyguanosinetriphosphate triphosphohydrolase — translation MNVREQIEAREESFLSPYAVKSAQSRGREREIEPCTLRTAFQRDRDRILHCKSFRRLKGKTQVFLVPQGDHYRTRLTHTLEVSQVARTLARALCLNEDLTEAIALGHDLGHTPFGHIGERTLDRMTPEGFDHKDQSLRVVDVLEDLNLTWEVRDGIAHHSGKQPAATLEGRCVHFADRIAYINHDIDDALRAGVLKRDDLPRGCVATLGDTHGKRLNTMIADIVTSSAGRDEVKMSDEIWQASMELRTFLFSRVYSRDWAAGEEKKADHVVEALYRYYAEHPGQMPLEYVEISYREGLERSVCDYIACMTDGYAVATYQKLFVPAAFDSL, via the coding sequence GTGAACGTACGCGAACAGATCGAAGCGCGCGAGGAGAGCTTTCTATCGCCTTATGCGGTGAAAAGCGCGCAGTCGCGGGGGCGCGAACGGGAGATCGAGCCCTGCACGCTGCGCACCGCGTTCCAGCGCGACCGGGACCGCATCCTCCACTGCAAATCGTTCCGCCGCCTCAAGGGGAAGACGCAGGTTTTCCTCGTGCCGCAGGGCGACCATTACCGTACGCGGTTGACGCATACGCTGGAGGTGTCGCAGGTGGCGCGGACCCTGGCGCGCGCGCTTTGCCTCAACGAAGACCTGACCGAGGCCATCGCTCTGGGGCACGACCTGGGCCATACGCCGTTCGGCCATATCGGAGAGCGGACGCTCGACCGCATGACGCCCGAGGGGTTCGACCACAAGGATCAGAGCCTTCGCGTCGTGGACGTGCTGGAGGATTTGAACCTCACCTGGGAGGTGCGCGACGGCATCGCCCATCACTCGGGCAAGCAGCCCGCGGCGACGCTGGAGGGGCGCTGCGTGCACTTCGCCGATCGGATCGCCTACATTAACCATGACATCGACGACGCCCTCCGCGCGGGCGTATTAAAGCGGGACGATTTGCCGCGCGGGTGTGTCGCGACGCTGGGCGATACGCACGGCAAGCGCCTCAATACCATGATTGCGGACATCGTCACCAGCAGCGCCGGCAGGGACGAGGTGAAGATGTCCGACGAAATCTGGCAGGCCAGCATGGAGCTTCGCACCTTTCTCTTCTCGCGTGTATATTCGCGGGACTGGGCGGCGGGCGAAGAAAAGAAGGCGGATCACGTGGTCGAAGCCCTCTACCGCTACTACGCCGAGCATCCGGGGCAGATGCCTCTGGAATACGTCGAGATCAGCTATCGCGAGGGGCTGGAGCGCAGCGTCTGCGACTATATCGCCTGTATGACCGACGGATACGCGGTCGCGACCTACCAGAAGCTGTTCGTCCCCGCCGCATTTGACAGCCTGTAA
- a CDS encoding VanW family protein → MSYSRAGYTPQTPHQPKTPKQPIKKGGRGRRPGSRIRFSKRAKAVFGLLLALIVLVLAAIGLAVYMSVSVHAYDDTFVPGVYIGNVSLGGMTPEQAAAQLTGVAQTGMEGWHVNLTYQDVTKTITPADLSMRFEVGDQLNKAWAIGRSGSLYERYSQIQSAKKEPMAIIGEISYDEAMLDSILSQVQEGLEREVQNAASSFEPSSDTPFAFTDEVYGRHLDTVPVKEQILEAVRSLESRDIVLEPELTAPTVTRAMLEENISAVVIVKSNISSSSEAGRNQNIAVALEKLNGLVISPGERVSFNSAVGRRTEANGFTTALEIAYGEYVEGIGGGVCQVSTALYQAVARGGLEIIERTPHAIPSNYAEPGQDATVSDRGLDFIFRNTSDMPIYFKARMVEDGSRKFIEITIFGKPLPDGIRYTLESTVVETLPLPDPIYVKDKDARYVVYEDEEYQASKGRQGYVVETYLVTTKNSALMERELISTDTYKASAPQIYVGVTPRPVDTPAPEEIIPEG, encoded by the coding sequence ATGTCTTATTCAAGGGCGGGGTATACGCCGCAAACCCCTCATCAGCCGAAGACTCCGAAACAGCCCATAAAAAAAGGTGGAAGAGGGCGCAGACCCGGCAGCCGCATTCGTTTTTCAAAGCGCGCCAAGGCGGTCTTCGGCCTGCTGCTTGCGCTGATCGTTCTGGTGCTGGCCGCGATCGGTCTGGCTGTCTACATGAGCGTCAGCGTTCACGCCTATGACGACACGTTCGTGCCCGGCGTCTACATCGGCAACGTTTCGCTCGGCGGCATGACCCCGGAGCAGGCGGCGGCGCAGCTCACGGGCGTGGCCCAGACGGGCATGGAAGGCTGGCACGTGAACCTGACCTATCAGGATGTAACCAAGACGATTACCCCGGCGGACCTCTCGATGCGCTTTGAAGTGGGCGATCAGCTCAACAAAGCGTGGGCGATCGGACGGTCGGGGAGCCTGTACGAGCGCTATTCGCAGATCCAGAGCGCCAAAAAGGAACCGATGGCGATCATCGGCGAGATCTCGTATGACGAGGCGATGCTGGACAGCATCCTCAGCCAGGTTCAGGAAGGACTTGAGCGGGAGGTGCAGAACGCGGCGTCTTCCTTTGAGCCCTCGAGCGACACGCCCTTCGCGTTTACGGACGAGGTATACGGGCGTCATTTGGACACGGTGCCGGTCAAGGAGCAGATACTCGAGGCGGTTCGCTCGCTGGAAAGCCGTGACATCGTGCTCGAACCGGAGCTCACGGCGCCTACGGTAACGCGCGCGATGCTGGAAGAGAACATCTCCGCCGTCGTCATCGTGAAGAGCAACATATCCTCCTCGAGCGAAGCGGGCCGCAACCAAAACATCGCGGTCGCGTTGGAAAAGCTGAACGGTCTGGTCATTTCGCCGGGCGAGCGCGTTTCTTTCAACAGCGCCGTCGGCCGGCGCACGGAAGCGAACGGGTTCACCACGGCGCTCGAAATCGCTTACGGCGAGTACGTGGAGGGCATCGGTGGCGGCGTTTGCCAGGTATCCACGGCGCTGTATCAGGCGGTCGCGCGCGGGGGGCTCGAAATCATCGAGCGTACGCCGCACGCGATTCCCTCCAACTACGCCGAACCGGGACAGGACGCAACCGTGTCCGACCGCGGCCTCGATTTCATCTTCCGGAATACGAGCGACATGCCGATCTACTTCAAGGCGCGCATGGTGGAGGACGGAAGCCGCAAGTTCATCGAAATCACGATCTTCGGCAAGCCCCTGCCGGACGGCATTCGCTACACGCTCGAATCGACGGTAGTGGAAACGCTCCCCCTGCCCGATCCGATTTACGTGAAGGATAAGGACGCCAGGTACGTGGTGTATGAGGACGAGGAGTACCAGGCGAGCAAGGGCCGTCAGGGCTACGTGGTGGAGACGTACCTCGTGACGACGAAAAATTCCGCGCTTATGGAGCGCGAGTTGATCTCGACGGATACGTATAAGGCCAGCGCGCCGCAAATCTATGTGGGCGTCACACCAAGACCGGTGGATACGCCTGCCCCGGAAGAGATTATCCCAGAGGGATAG
- the pth gene encoding aminoacyl-tRNA hydrolase, with product MFVIVGLGNPGSPYARTRHNVGFDVIDVLVEKLNAGAPRKMCSALVWEARVEGERMALCKPQTYMNDSGRSVVELVNWYKPENDRLLLVYDDIDLPLGKLRLRASGSAGTHNGMRSVIGLLGRQDFPRLRVGVGAKPEGWDLADWVLSHYQTEEERKTQFDAFLHAADTALTIVREGVEAAMRACNVKG from the coding sequence ATGTTTGTCATCGTAGGGCTGGGCAATCCCGGCAGTCCGTACGCGCGAACGCGTCACAACGTGGGCTTTGACGTGATCGACGTCCTGGTGGAGAAGCTGAACGCAGGAGCGCCCAGAAAGATGTGCAGCGCCCTCGTTTGGGAGGCGCGCGTCGAGGGGGAGCGCATGGCGCTGTGTAAACCGCAGACGTACATGAACGACAGCGGGCGCAGCGTGGTGGAGCTGGTAAACTGGTATAAGCCGGAAAACGACCGCCTGCTCCTCGTTTACGACGATATTGACCTTCCGCTGGGCAAGCTGCGCCTGCGGGCGAGCGGCAGCGCGGGCACGCACAACGGCATGCGCTCGGTCATCGGCCTGCTGGGCAGGCAGGACTTTCCGCGTCTGCGCGTGGGCGTGGGCGCGAAGCCGGAGGGCTGGGACCTCGCGGACTGGGTGCTCTCGCACTACCAGACCGAGGAAGAGAGAAAGACGCAGTTCGACGCATTCCTGCACGCGGCGGACACCGCGCTGACGATCGTGCGTGAGGGCGTCGAAGCCGCGATGCGGGCATGTAACGTCAAGGGCTGA
- the murC gene encoding UDP-N-acetylmuramate--L-alanine ligase — MLSPHIRDYTGKRVHMIGIGGSSMSGLAEMLQQKGYAVTGSDGTESYATKKLRALGIPVEIGHRPENVRGAGLVVYTAAIAPDNPERLEIARLNIPSMERATLLGQLMEGYPRAVGVCGTHGKTTTTSMLSQIAVNAGLDPSVHIGGQLDAIGGSTRIGGGDAFVAEACEFNASFLHLRPTIAVVLNIEEDHLDFYRDIDDITQTFGKFLSLLPSDGLCIGNGDDPRVASLMEALSCAHETFGMDGRCDWHPDNLLEDDTGRAGFDLVYKGEARTRVQLSVPGRFNVLNALAAMAAAHALGASFEDLKRGMEAFTGAHRRFEHTSTVQGVRLYHDYGHNPTEMRNALSIAKMQHPTRLWAVMQPHTYSRVKHLFGSYIDCCRDADEILITDIFAAREKDPGDIHATMLVEAIEKTGQRVHYTPTFDDAEAYLRAHWQPGDLVLTMGCGNINLLNDQIAQHEPQN; from the coding sequence ATGCTTTCACCGCACATCCGGGATTATACCGGCAAGCGCGTCCATATGATCGGCATCGGCGGCAGCTCCATGTCGGGCCTGGCCGAGATGCTCCAGCAAAAGGGCTACGCCGTCACGGGTTCGGACGGCACCGAATCCTACGCCACGAAAAAGCTTCGCGCGCTCGGCATCCCCGTCGAGATCGGGCACCGTCCGGAGAACGTGCGCGGCGCAGGCCTCGTGGTCTATACCGCCGCCATCGCTCCCGACAATCCCGAACGTTTGGAAATCGCCCGCCTCAACATCCCCAGCATGGAGCGTGCGACGCTGCTCGGCCAGCTCATGGAGGGCTATCCACGGGCGGTAGGCGTCTGCGGCACGCACGGCAAGACGACCACGACCTCCATGCTCTCTCAGATCGCGGTGAACGCGGGGCTCGACCCCTCTGTTCACATCGGCGGTCAGCTCGACGCCATCGGCGGCAGCACGCGCATCGGGGGCGGCGACGCCTTCGTGGCCGAGGCGTGTGAATTTAACGCGAGCTTTCTGCACCTGCGCCCGACCATCGCGGTCGTGCTCAACATCGAAGAAGATCACCTCGATTTTTACAGGGATATCGACGACATCACGCAGACGTTTGGCAAATTTCTCTCCCTGCTGCCTTCGGACGGCCTGTGCATCGGCAACGGCGACGACCCGCGCGTCGCTTCACTGATGGAGGCTCTTTCCTGCGCCCATGAAACCTTCGGCATGGACGGCCGGTGCGACTGGCACCCCGATAACCTGCTGGAAGACGATACGGGGCGCGCCGGCTTTGACCTCGTGTACAAGGGAGAAGCGCGCACCCGCGTCCAGCTCAGCGTGCCCGGCCGCTTCAACGTGCTCAACGCCCTGGCGGCCATGGCTGCGGCGCATGCGCTGGGTGCGTCGTTCGAGGATTTGAAGCGCGGTATGGAGGCTTTTACCGGCGCGCACCGGCGCTTTGAGCATACCTCTACCGTGCAGGGCGTCCGGCTGTATCACGACTACGGCCACAACCCCACGGAGATGCGCAATGCTCTTTCCATCGCGAAGATGCAGCATCCCACCCGTCTGTGGGCGGTCATGCAGCCGCACACCTACTCCCGTGTCAAGCACCTCTTTGGCAGCTACATCGACTGCTGCCGCGACGCGGACGAAATCCTCATCACCGACATTTTTGCCGCGCGCGAAAAGGATCCCGGCGACATCCACGCCACCATGCTGGTAGAAGCAATCGAAAAGACCGGCCAGCGCGTGCATTATACGCCCACGTTCGACGACGCGGAAGCCTACCTTCGCGCGCATTGGCAGCCGGGCGATCTCGTGCTCACCATGGGCTGCGGCAATATCAACCTCCTGAACGACCAGATCGCGCAGCACGAGCCGCAGAATTGA
- the purR gene encoding pur operon repressor yields the protein MDRIRRNERLAAMTRILVAAPNHIFTLSYFCEMFGAAKSTLSEDIDILRDVLAQFHLGQLETVTGAAGGVRYRPILVGGDALACVQSVAEMLSSPGRVLPGGFVYMADVLSMPDLVEKMGMIMASQFYKQEPDFVLTMETKGIPVALMAAKALDVPLVIVRRDSKVYEGPAVNINYLSGSAGRVETMSLSRRAVKEGQRALIVDDFMRAGGTARGMVDMMREFAVTVVGISVVMATKEPAKKRVDGVKSLLLMEDVDDAQERAIIHPSDWLLQ from the coding sequence ATGGACCGTATCAGGCGCAACGAGCGTCTCGCCGCGATGACGCGCATTCTGGTGGCTGCGCCGAATCATATCTTCACGCTTAGCTATTTTTGCGAAATGTTTGGGGCCGCGAAGTCCACGCTCAGCGAGGACATAGACATCCTGCGCGACGTGCTCGCGCAGTTTCATTTGGGTCAGCTGGAGACGGTCACGGGCGCGGCGGGCGGCGTCCGCTATCGCCCGATCCTCGTGGGCGGCGACGCGCTCGCATGCGTGCAGTCGGTCGCAGAGATGCTCTCCTCGCCGGGGCGCGTGCTGCCCGGCGGGTTCGTCTACATGGCGGACGTGCTCTCCATGCCCGATCTGGTGGAAAAAATGGGCATGATCATGGCGTCGCAGTTTTATAAGCAGGAGCCGGACTTCGTGCTGACGATGGAGACGAAGGGCATCCCGGTCGCGCTGATGGCAGCCAAGGCGCTGGACGTGCCGCTGGTGATCGTACGGCGCGACAGCAAGGTCTACGAGGGGCCGGCGGTGAACATCAACTATCTGTCGGGTTCCGCCGGCCGGGTGGAGACGATGTCCCTTTCACGCAGGGCAGTCAAGGAAGGGCAGCGGGCGCTCATCGTCGACGACTTCATGCGCGCGGGCGGCACGGCGCGCGGCATGGTCGACATGATGCGTGAGTTCGCGGTGACCGTGGTGGGCATCAGCGTGGTGATGGCCACGAAAGAGCCCGCGAAGAAACGCGTGGACGGCGTCAAGTCCCTTCTGCTGATGGAGGACGTGGACGACGCGCAGGAACGCGCGATCATCCATCCTTCCGATTGGCTTCTCCAATAA
- the mfd gene encoding transcription-repair coupling factor: MANEFLFEPLSGWEPYNRLLLDVRAHAVVAAYGMSEGQKAHIVSALHRDTGRPVLFVVPSDQVAARAHEDILQMLGGGAALFPAREVNFYQAVAQSHELACRRIETMQRLRAGEAKIVVAPVDALMHRLMPQALFAAHTIRLSEGDVYSPGELAAALSQAGYAREEMVEGKGQFALRGGILDIFPPDALSACRIEFFDDEVDSIRTFDVLTQRSQARLKDVVIPPAAEALVDGKQAKGAADRLRASLELALAAAQGREQDSLLGSLPMQEDYLTGERYDVAREVISRAARPGTPRERLEGAVRDIADALEEGRYVRGLERYMNLLYDADETILTYMKDPIVVLDEPDHLRERCENRHFEFIEAYKSALERAEALSEQAELLLDYPRLLPKLTQNGAVAMTGFLRTMGGFTPKDVVQLDGTGVSGYQGQLKDLCADMARWQQDGWRIALLSGGVARGQRLLASLSELGAACTFREDGGSVRPGECAVVPLALTHGFQYPQIKLMVISDGDIFGVAQKKTRSRQKKAGEKIAAFTDLKVGDYVVHETHGIGVYQGTVRLCSEGTYRDYLFIQYQGSDKLYVPTDQLDRIQKFIGAEGTAPRINKLGGSEWKRQKAKVKQSIKQLAFDLVKLYAERKAKKGYAFSKDTPWQRQFEENFPFEETPDQLQSIADIKADMESSSTMDRLLCGDVGYGKTEVALRAAFKAVMDGKQVAFLAPTTILVQQHYNTVLKRFEGFPVHAEVISRFKTGAEQKKILQSVKDGSVDILVGTHRLLGKDVVFKDLGLLVVDEEQRFGVAHKESIKNLKSSVDVLTMSATPIPRTLHMSMVGIRDMSLLETPPDERYPVQTYVIEYQDGLIRDAILRELQRGGQVYFLYNRVDTIDQCYAKLSQLVPEARIAIGHGQMREHALEDVMLDFYEHKYDVLLCTTIIESGLDVPNANTLIVYDADHFGLSQLYQLRGRVGRSNRLAYAYLTVRAGKVLSEVSQKRLDAIREFTEFGSGFRIAMRDLELRGAGNILGPEQSGHLSTVGYDMYCKLIEESVREIRGEMGEAVEDIEARVELHVDAFLPMEYVGGEQQRIEVYKKIASIEDSASRDDVEEELIDRFGDEPQPVINLVAIAHLKAMCEQLGIDLILHRGGQLQMRFSPYAHPDGAKLLSAVQGVDKRLILSASQPPSLNLRDPSLSPEEMLHEGVRIMEKVMKNLARN; encoded by the coding sequence ATGGCGAATGAATTCCTGTTCGAACCGCTGAGCGGCTGGGAACCCTATAATCGGCTGCTCCTCGACGTCCGCGCGCACGCGGTCGTCGCGGCCTATGGCATGAGCGAAGGGCAAAAGGCGCATATCGTCTCCGCGCTCCATCGGGATACGGGGCGTCCGGTGCTCTTCGTCGTGCCGAGCGACCAGGTCGCCGCGCGCGCGCACGAGGATATATTGCAGATGCTGGGCGGCGGCGCGGCGCTGTTTCCCGCGCGGGAGGTGAACTTTTATCAGGCTGTCGCCCAAAGCCACGAGCTCGCCTGCCGCCGCATCGAGACGATGCAGCGCCTGCGCGCGGGGGAGGCAAAAATCGTCGTCGCCCCGGTCGACGCGCTGATGCACCGCCTCATGCCGCAGGCACTCTTTGCCGCACACACGATTCGCCTGTCGGAGGGGGACGTTTATTCGCCGGGCGAGCTCGCAGCCGCCCTTTCACAGGCGGGCTACGCGCGGGAGGAAATGGTGGAGGGAAAGGGGCAGTTCGCGCTTCGCGGCGGCATTCTGGACATCTTCCCGCCGGACGCGCTCAGCGCCTGCCGCATCGAGTTCTTCGACGACGAAGTCGATTCCATCCGCACGTTTGACGTGCTCACCCAGCGCTCACAGGCCCGCCTCAAGGACGTCGTCATCCCCCCCGCCGCCGAGGCCCTGGTGGACGGCAAGCAGGCGAAGGGAGCCGCAGACCGCCTGCGCGCGTCGCTCGAGCTGGCGCTCGCCGCAGCGCAGGGGCGCGAGCAGGATTCGCTGCTCGGCTCGCTTCCGATGCAGGAGGACTACCTGACCGGCGAGCGCTACGACGTGGCGCGCGAGGTGATTTCCCGCGCGGCGCGGCCCGGAACGCCCCGGGAGCGCCTGGAAGGGGCGGTGCGTGACATCGCGGACGCCTTGGAAGAAGGACGCTATGTGCGCGGGCTGGAGCGTTATATGAACCTGCTCTACGACGCGGACGAAACGATTCTTACGTACATGAAGGATCCGATCGTCGTGCTCGACGAACCGGATCATCTGCGCGAACGTTGCGAAAACCGGCATTTTGAGTTTATCGAGGCGTATAAAAGCGCACTGGAACGCGCGGAAGCGCTCAGCGAGCAGGCTGAGCTGCTGCTCGACTACCCACGTCTTTTGCCCAAGCTTACGCAAAACGGCGCGGTGGCGATGACGGGCTTTTTGCGCACGATGGGCGGCTTTACCCCCAAGGACGTCGTTCAGCTCGACGGCACAGGCGTTTCCGGCTATCAGGGGCAGTTGAAGGACCTGTGCGCCGATATGGCGCGTTGGCAGCAGGACGGCTGGCGCATCGCGCTGCTCTCCGGCGGCGTGGCGCGCGGTCAGCGCCTGCTTGCCTCGCTGAGCGAGCTGGGAGCCGCCTGCACGTTTCGGGAAGACGGCGGGAGCGTCAGGCCCGGGGAATGCGCCGTCGTGCCGCTCGCGCTGACGCACGGCTTTCAGTATCCGCAGATCAAGCTCATGGTCATTTCCGACGGCGACATCTTCGGCGTCGCGCAGAAAAAGACCCGCTCGCGTCAGAAGAAGGCGGGCGAGAAGATCGCGGCGTTTACGGACCTCAAGGTCGGAGATTACGTCGTGCATGAGACGCACGGCATCGGCGTCTATCAGGGCACGGTGCGCCTTTGCAGCGAGGGCACGTACCGGGACTATCTGTTCATCCAGTATCAGGGGAGCGACAAGCTGTACGTGCCCACCGACCAGCTGGACCGCATTCAGAAATTCATCGGTGCGGAGGGCACCGCGCCGCGCATCAACAAGCTTGGCGGTTCCGAATGGAAGCGGCAAAAGGCCAAGGTCAAGCAGTCGATCAAGCAGCTTGCGTTCGACCTGGTGAAGCTTTATGCCGAGCGCAAGGCGAAAAAGGGTTACGCCTTTTCCAAGGATACGCCTTGGCAGCGCCAGTTTGAGGAGAACTTCCCCTTCGAGGAGACGCCGGATCAGCTGCAATCCATCGCGGACATCAAGGCGGACATGGAAAGCAGCAGCACCATGGACCGCCTGCTGTGCGGCGACGTAGGCTACGGCAAGACGGAGGTGGCCCTGCGCGCCGCGTTCAAGGCGGTCATGGACGGAAAACAGGTGGCGTTCCTCGCGCCGACGACAATCCTCGTGCAGCAGCACTACAACACCGTCCTCAAGCGCTTCGAGGGCTTCCCGGTGCACGCGGAGGTCATCAGCCGGTTCAAGACCGGCGCGGAACAAAAGAAAATCCTGCAGTCGGTGAAGGACGGCTCCGTGGACATCCTGGTGGGCACGCACCGTCTGCTGGGGAAGGACGTGGTCTTTAAGGATCTGGGGCTGCTCGTCGTGGACGAGGAGCAGCGCTTCGGCGTGGCGCACAAGGAGAGCATCAAAAACCTCAAGAGCAGCGTGGACGTGCTCACCATGTCCGCGACGCCGATTCCGCGCACGCTGCATATGTCCATGGTCGGCATCCGGGACATGAGCCTGCTCGAAACCCCGCCGGACGAACGCTATCCGGTGCAGACCTACGTCATCGAGTATCAGGACGGGCTCATCCGCGACGCGATCCTGCGCGAGCTGCAAAGGGGCGGGCAGGTGTACTTCCTGTACAACCGGGTGGATACGATCGACCAGTGCTATGCAAAGCTTTCCCAGCTCGTGCCGGAGGCGCGCATCGCCATCGGCCATGGACAGATGCGCGAGCACGCCCTGGAGGACGTGATGCTCGACTTCTACGAGCACAAGTACGACGTGCTGCTGTGCACGACGATCATCGAATCGGGCTTGGACGTGCCCAACGCGAACACGCTGATCGTCTACGACGCGGATCACTTCGGGCTGTCGCAGCTCTATCAGCTTCGTGGACGTGTGGGCCGTTCCAATCGTCTCGCCTACGCCTATCTGACGGTCCGCGCGGGCAAGGTGCTCAGCGAGGTGTCGCAAAAGAGGCTGGACGCCATCCGCGAGTTCACGGAGTTCGGCTCCGGCTTTCGCATCGCCATGCGCGACCTGGAACTGCGCGGGGCGGGCAATATTCTGGGGCCGGAGCAGAGCGGCCACCTTTCCACGGTCGGCTACGACATGTACTGTAAGCTCATCGAGGAAAGCGTGCGCGAAATTCGCGGGGAAATGGGCGAAGCGGTGGAGGACATCGAGGCGCGGGTGGAACTGCATGTGGACGCCTTCCTGCCCATGGAGTACGTCGGCGGCGAGCAGCAGCGCATCGAGGTCTACAAGAAGATCGCGTCCATCGAGGACAGCGCGTCGCGCGACGACGTGGAGGAGGAGCTCATCGACCGCTTCGGCGACGAGCCGCAGCCGGTCATCAACCTGGTCGCGATCGCCCATCTCAAGGCGATGTGCGAGCAGCTGGGCATCGATCTGATCCTACATCGCGGAGGCCAACTGCAAATGCGCTTCTCGCCCTACGCGCACCCGGACGGCGCCAAGCTGCTTTCCGCCGTGCAAGGCGTAGACAAACGGCTGATCCTTTCGGCTTCACAGCCGCCGAGCCTCAACCTGCGCGATCCTTCGCTTTCGCCGGAGGAGATGCTGCACGAGGGCGTCAGGATCATGGAAAAGGTGATGAAAAATCTGGCGCGCAACTGA
- a CDS encoding Rid family detoxifying hydrolase: protein MEKKCFLTEKGPKAVGPYSTAVEYGDTIYLSGMIPIDPATQKPVEGDCTAQAVRVFENIKLVLEEMGATMQDALKTTVYLTDLSKFGEVNAIYKDWFGPDYPARTCVEISKLPLGVQIEIEVIAKKH from the coding sequence ATGGAAAAGAAGTGCTTTTTGACGGAAAAGGGTCCCAAGGCGGTCGGGCCGTATTCAACCGCGGTCGAATACGGCGATACGATTTACCTGTCCGGCATGATCCCGATCGACCCCGCAACCCAGAAGCCGGTGGAGGGAGACTGCACGGCGCAGGCGGTTCGCGTGTTTGAAAACATCAAGCTCGTGCTCGAAGAGATGGGGGCGACGATGCAGGATGCGCTTAAGACGACCGTATACCTGACCGATCTGTCCAAGTTTGGAGAGGTCAACGCGATCTACAAGGATTGGTTTGGCCCGGATTATCCCGCGCGCACGTGCGTGGAAATCAGCAAGCTGCCGCTCGGCGTGCAGATTGAAATTGAGGTCATCGCAAAAAAGCATTAA